A genomic window from Candidatus Bathyarchaeum sp. includes:
- a CDS encoding B12-binding domain-containing radical SAM protein, producing the protein MKPHVTLVNPPYPNDAHQHPPFTPLGLGYLAAVLEKNNFTVNVIDCQALGISYGEFKTELGKRKPDVVGMTSTTLTYKS; encoded by the coding sequence ATGAAACCGCATGTGACTCTTGTCAATCCTCCTTACCCGAATGATGCTCATCAACACCCCCCATTTACTCCGTTGGGTCTTGGGTATTTGGCAGCAGTTTTGGAGAAAAACAATTTTACAGTTAACGTGATTGATTGTCAAGCTCTTGGGATTTCCTATGGCGAGTTTAAAACCGAACTTGGTAAACGGAAACCTGATGTTGTTGGAATGACTTCCACGACCCTTACTTACAAGTCT
- a CDS encoding RnfABCDGE type electron transport complex subunit D encodes MVKAPMTKEKLMQYTAVALFVIAFLSFFVYGLDSLIVCGVAAGVAVLCDKLMAKLMGPKGPADMMSAVVFGLIVGLSYTVGEPQLMSTGTFYAGLSEGLEIALIPALISAIGLIVFKKLQGLTGRKYVNPAAIAKLLVIGLLFMTMYTSVNFFIPQDHVDSINLQAPLTQEVFGTTLQTCYGHPTNTMIDLMSGAPVELEDTIWTMLWAKYHGWAGGFSSLLVIGVGLGLFFVCRGYFKWRITLSYMVGTVIMAALMSVIFGGSAILMEDLILRIVFHLFMASSIFLAFFMATDPATTPMTHMGQLIFGIGLAVLTVVIQTYTGFLGGSIVALVIMNLTCPVLDHIGAPKGSSERREVKLPKLKKVGRPPTTACMRCGQCLTACPMGIPSIFVKNAVDKGNWEKAATLGAGYCIGCGQCSLVCPARIDLKGAVVAAKEKA; translated from the coding sequence ATGGTAAAAGCTCCAATGACAAAAGAAAAATTAATGCAATACACTGCTGTTGCACTATTCGTTATCGCATTCTTGTCCTTCTTCGTTTATGGACTTGATTCACTCATAGTATGTGGCGTTGCTGCTGGAGTCGCAGTTCTTTGTGATAAGTTGATGGCTAAACTCATGGGTCCAAAAGGACCTGCAGACATGATGTCGGCTGTTGTTTTCGGTTTAATTGTTGGTTTGTCTTACACTGTAGGTGAACCACAATTAATGTCAACAGGAACATTTTATGCTGGATTGTCTGAAGGATTAGAAATAGCTCTTATTCCCGCTTTGATTTCTGCTATTGGTTTAATTGTTTTCAAAAAATTACAAGGATTAACAGGTCGAAAATACGTTAATCCTGCTGCAATTGCTAAACTTTTGGTTATCGGATTACTCTTTATGACTATGTATACAAGTGTGAACTTTTTCATCCCCCAAGATCATGTTGACTCAATAAACCTGCAAGCTCCACTAACTCAAGAGGTATTTGGAACAACTCTACAAACCTGCTATGGACACCCAACAAACACAATGATAGACTTGATGAGTGGTGCTCCAGTTGAACTGGAAGATACTATTTGGACCATGCTATGGGCTAAATATCACGGTTGGGCTGGTGGCTTTTCAAGTCTACTTGTAATCGGTGTTGGACTAGGATTATTCTTTGTTTGCCGTGGATACTTCAAATGGAGAATCACTCTGTCTTACATGGTAGGAACCGTAATTATGGCTGCACTTATGAGTGTAATCTTTGGCGGCTCAGCTATACTGATGGAAGACCTGATTCTAAGGATAGTGTTCCATCTGTTTATGGCGAGTTCAATATTCTTGGCATTCTTCATGGCAACTGATCCTGCTACAACCCCAATGACGCACATGGGTCAACTCATATTCGGTATTGGCTTAGCAGTACTCACAGTCGTTATTCAAACATACACCGGATTCCTCGGCGGTTCTATCGTTGCACTGGTCATCATGAACTTGACTTGTCCAGTTCTTGACCATATAGGTGCACCAAAAGGAAGCAGTGAACGACGCGAAGTCAAACTACCAAAGCTCAAAAAAGTCGGACGACCACCTACGACTGCCTGTATGCGCTGTGGACAATGTCTAACTGCATGTCCAATGGGTATACCCTCAATATTCGTCAAGAATGCTGTTGACAAAGGCAACTGGGAAAAAGCAGCTACTTTAGGTGCTGGCTACTGTATTGGATGTGGTCAATGTTCCTTGGTTTGTCCTGCAAGAATTGACCTTAAAGGTGCAGTTGTCGCTGCCAAAGAAAAGGCATAA
- a CDS encoding B12-binding domain-containing radical SAM protein, which yields MRPRVTLVNPPYPISPHKHMPFPQLGLGYLAAVLLKNGYEVDVIDCQALFIHYEEYKKEISKRKPDLVGFTSITLTYKSALHLSKLTKEIHPNCVTVLGGPHATFWDEEALQECPDLDVVVRNEGEYTLLELVQRLEAGKNFDGVQGITYRKNGEITVNPDRPLIEDLDSLPYPARHLWPMAKLRKVEDVFYLTTSRGCTSWCDFCQAVRMFGRKYRMRSPKGIVDELEYLNKKYNATQFTFCDDAFTIDQKRIEILCQEIMDRKLKIIWNCGTRVDKVTKDLLIKMKEAGCVSVWFGVESGSQDVLDNMHKDISTSQTLRAVGWVQELGLQPVPNVLLGFPGETKETAWTTIKFIQKLCPNNMAYFNITTPLPGTPLYDTIKDNGWLRITDFNVYDCMTPVFETPTMSMKDLAELYEKAFQSFYLRPLYVLRMWRKGWTYGLSTTRYAFGYLIDAIKSKLRKL from the coding sequence ATGCGACCTCGTGTGACCTTAGTTAACCCCCCTTACCCGATTAGTCCACACAAGCACATGCCTTTTCCCCAGTTGGGTTTAGGCTACCTCGCCGCTGTGTTGCTCAAAAACGGTTATGAAGTTGACGTTATCGACTGTCAAGCACTGTTTATCCATTATGAGGAATACAAAAAAGAAATCAGCAAACGCAAACCCGACCTTGTGGGTTTCACTTCAATTACTTTAACCTACAAATCTGCGTTGCATCTCTCAAAACTAACCAAAGAAATCCACCCCAACTGCGTAACAGTTCTAGGAGGACCCCACGCAACTTTCTGGGATGAAGAAGCCCTCCAAGAATGCCCCGACCTTGATGTGGTGGTTCGCAACGAAGGGGAATACACCCTTTTGGAGCTGGTTCAGCGTCTGGAAGCTGGGAAAAATTTTGATGGGGTTCAAGGAATCACCTACAGAAAAAATGGAGAAATAACCGTAAATCCCGACCGACCCCTCATCGAAGACCTTGACAGCCTGCCTTATCCTGCACGGCATCTTTGGCCTATGGCAAAACTTCGAAAAGTAGAAGATGTGTTCTATCTTACAACAAGTCGAGGCTGTACCTCGTGGTGTGATTTTTGTCAAGCAGTTAGAATGTTTGGTCGAAAATACCGAATGAGAAGCCCCAAAGGCATCGTTGATGAGCTAGAATACCTCAACAAAAAATACAACGCGACTCAGTTCACTTTCTGTGATGACGCCTTCACTATAGACCAAAAAAGAATTGAAATATTGTGCCAAGAAATCATGGACCGCAAGCTGAAAATAATCTGGAACTGTGGAACCCGTGTGGACAAAGTAACCAAAGATTTGCTCATCAAAATGAAGGAAGCAGGTTGCGTTTCAGTGTGGTTTGGAGTTGAATCCGGTTCCCAAGACGTCCTTGATAACATGCACAAAGACATCTCAACCTCCCAAACCCTCCGAGCGGTTGGTTGGGTGCAAGAATTAGGATTGCAACCTGTACCAAATGTGCTTCTTGGGTTCCCTGGTGAAACTAAGGAAACTGCTTGGACTACAATAAAGTTTATTCAAAAATTGTGTCCGAATAATATGGCGTATTTCAATATTACAACTCCTCTTCCGGGTACTCCTTTGTATGATACGATCAAAGACAACGGTTGGCTACGAATAACTGACTTTAATGTGTATGATTGCATGACCCCTGTGTTTGAAACGCCAACAATGAGTATGAAGGATCTGGCTGAACTGTACGAAAAAGCTTTTCAGAGTTTCTATTTGCGTCCCTTGTATGTTCTGCGTATGTGGCGCAAGGGGTGGACCTATGGGCTTTCCACAACAAGATACGCCTTTGGGTACCTCATTGATGCAATAAAATCCAAGCTTCGTAAACTGTAG
- a CDS encoding B12-binding domain-containing radical SAM protein, translated as MINKMRVCLINPPRIHPKVWGQPTVYQPLSIAYVAAVLEKQHKVSIIDAPTEGWRHTEDIDETNSKVGLTNKQIAQKIKQISPDVAGVSIPFSGWSKAAFEVASVIKDVDKNITTILDGLHPSARPAECLANPNVDFVVRGEPEYSTLELVNDLEKGATNEELKKIQGIGFTEKQKPVITTPRPEIQDLDALPFPARHLLPMERYFEAVKENPIRGVIRDHYAIMITSRGCPHKCIFCSNNIVMGKKWRGRNPESVVDEIEHLVKTYKIKQIDFFDDNMTRIKKRAEKICDLIVERNLNINWFVPTGVRADTIDEQLLRKMKGSGCKGVRFAPESGVQRVVTDIIGKNLKLEDVEKAVILAKKVGIKTAIFFILGLPGETKADMEQTIKFAYKLRKLGAEKFHFSIATPIYGTELYRQAVEGGFLTDGFSDDALARAEPLMETPEFTTEELREICIRANAINQNITAAKVFKLIKNPKQAMVIAKALLTKPKHKKNP; from the coding sequence GTGATTAACAAAATGCGTGTTTGTTTGATTAATCCACCCCGTATCCACCCAAAAGTTTGGGGACAACCGACAGTTTATCAGCCCTTGTCAATTGCATATGTTGCTGCAGTTCTAGAAAAACAGCACAAAGTAAGCATCATCGACGCCCCCACAGAAGGCTGGAGACACACCGAAGACATCGACGAAACAAATTCTAAGGTTGGATTAACAAACAAGCAAATTGCACAAAAAATCAAACAAATCTCCCCTGACGTTGCAGGAGTCAGCATACCATTTTCGGGGTGGTCTAAAGCCGCCTTTGAAGTTGCATCAGTGATAAAAGATGTGGATAAAAACATAACCACAATTCTAGATGGGTTGCATCCGTCTGCCCGACCTGCAGAATGCTTAGCAAATCCCAATGTAGATTTTGTTGTTCGAGGCGAACCCGAATACAGCACCCTTGAGTTAGTTAACGACTTAGAAAAAGGCGCAACAAACGAGGAACTGAAGAAAATTCAAGGAATCGGGTTTACAGAAAAACAAAAACCAGTCATAACAACCCCCCGACCAGAAATCCAAGACCTCGACGCCTTGCCGTTTCCTGCGAGGCACTTGCTACCTATGGAGAGATATTTTGAGGCGGTTAAAGAAAACCCGATTCGGGGAGTTATCCGTGACCATTACGCCATAATGATAACCAGCAGGGGCTGTCCACATAAGTGCATCTTTTGTTCGAATAACATTGTTATGGGAAAGAAGTGGCGGGGCAGAAATCCCGAAAGCGTTGTTGACGAGATAGAGCATCTAGTAAAAACTTACAAAATTAAGCAGATTGACTTTTTTGATGACAACATGACCCGAATCAAAAAAAGGGCAGAAAAAATCTGTGACCTAATAGTAGAACGGAACCTGAACATCAACTGGTTTGTGCCAACTGGAGTCAGGGCAGACACCATAGATGAGCAGCTTTTACGGAAAATGAAAGGGTCGGGATGCAAAGGAGTTCGGTTTGCTCCTGAGTCTGGGGTTCAACGGGTTGTTACCGACATTATTGGAAAGAACTTGAAGCTTGAAGACGTGGAAAAGGCAGTTATTTTAGCGAAAAAGGTGGGAATCAAAACTGCGATTTTCTTTATTCTTGGACTTCCTGGAGAAACAAAAGCGGACATGGAACAAACCATAAAATTTGCTTACAAGCTCAGAAAGTTGGGGGCGGAAAAATTCCATTTCAGCATAGCCACCCCAATTTATGGAACAGAACTTTACCGACAAGCGGTGGAAGGGGGTTTCTTGACTGATGGGTTCAGTGACGATGCCCTTGCACGGGCGGAACCTTTGATGGAAACACCGGAATTTACAACAGAGGAACTGCGGGAGATATGCATTCGGGCAAACGCCATAAACCAAAACATTACTGCAGCTAAGGTGTTTAAACTCATAAAAAATCCAAAGCAAGCAATGGTTATTGCTAAGGCGTTGTTGACAAAGCCCAAGCATAAGAAGAATCCATGA
- a CDS encoding B12-binding domain-containing radical SAM protein has protein sequence MTTAPPEDSPWGLGRRYPPLGLAYVAGSLEHAGYQVQIIDNYLLKKSIEEIKQEIKRLNPKIVGMTCGSVTYGKCVETAKAVKQILPNCKVIVGGWHPSYLPESMLEHPEIDYAVIGEGEQAIVELANAITSGKEESQVPQISGVAYRKGIQIVKNPQSFIQDLDTVPFPARHLLPMDLYMRKMEYLTVEPVDNMNVIRGCPYNCAFCETKKIWTSKCRAFSPTRVVAELNHMIEKYGTKGIYFVGDNFTINKKRTIKLCKEIKKEKLDLQWVCDTRVDLVSKEMLQEMKSAGCKTIWFGVESGAPHILKRINKQITREQAIDAFKLCNQVGIRTASSFMIGLPGETVVDMHTTYKFARKLDPDYARFHVFIGYPGSSMYDEIMANGWYERVEDFVTYVKTDQFDFNLVKNLQREFHKNFNRSPHRILKTIRRDGFLSVLKRNI, from the coding sequence ATGACCACCGCTCCACCTGAAGACTCCCCATGGGGTCTGGGTAGACGTTATCCTCCGCTGGGTTTAGCTTATGTTGCGGGTTCCCTTGAACACGCAGGATACCAAGTTCAAATAATCGACAACTACCTTCTCAAAAAATCGATAGAAGAAATCAAACAAGAAATAAAACGACTCAACCCCAAAATTGTCGGAATGACCTGCGGCTCCGTAACCTACGGAAAATGTGTAGAAACCGCCAAAGCAGTAAAACAAATCCTCCCCAATTGCAAAGTCATAGTAGGCGGCTGGCACCCCTCATATTTACCGGAAAGCATGCTGGAACACCCCGAAATCGACTACGCAGTCATCGGAGAAGGCGAACAAGCAATAGTAGAACTGGCAAACGCCATTACTTCCGGAAAAGAAGAATCCCAAGTCCCACAAATTTCAGGAGTTGCTTACCGAAAAGGTATCCAGATTGTAAAAAACCCTCAAAGTTTCATCCAAGATTTAGACACCGTTCCGTTTCCTGCTCGGCACCTGTTGCCTATGGACCTTTACATGCGAAAAATGGAGTACCTAACAGTTGAGCCCGTGGATAACATGAACGTAATCCGCGGTTGTCCATACAACTGCGCCTTTTGTGAAACCAAAAAAATCTGGACCTCCAAATGCCGAGCCTTCAGCCCAACCAGAGTTGTAGCTGAACTAAACCACATGATAGAAAAATACGGCACTAAGGGCATCTATTTTGTTGGGGACAACTTTACCATCAACAAAAAACGAACCATAAAACTGTGCAAAGAAATCAAAAAAGAAAAACTGGACCTGCAATGGGTTTGCGACACTCGCGTGGATTTGGTTTCCAAAGAAATGCTCCAAGAAATGAAATCCGCAGGATGCAAAACAATCTGGTTTGGCGTAGAATCAGGAGCCCCTCATATTCTCAAAAGAATAAACAAACAAATCACTCGAGAACAAGCCATTGACGCCTTCAAACTGTGTAACCAAGTAGGCATACGAACCGCCAGCTCCTTTATGATTGGCTTGCCCGGAGAAACAGTTGTAGACATGCATACTACCTACAAGTTTGCCCGAAAACTAGACCCCGATTACGCCCGTTTTCATGTCTTTATCGGATACCCCGGAAGCAGCATGTACGACGAAATCATGGCAAACGGATGGTACGAACGAGTAGAAGATTTTGTAACCTACGTCAAAACCGACCAATTTGACTTCAATTTAGTAAAAAACCTGCAACGAGAATTCCACAAAAACTTCAACCGCTCACCCCACAGGATTCTAAAAACAATCCGACGCGACGGCTTTCTTAGTGTCCTAAAACGCAACATCTGA
- a CDS encoding radical SAM protein has product MACPGPPKKLQGPLMITSWRATGACNYNCVYCNVDANCEPSPDELDTEWGLKLVDQIAEFGSQWFGIKGGEPLVRKDLFVLISHAKELGLEVNLLTNGYYVDGEILENLAKYNVYTSVSIDGAEEANDSLRGKGSYKAAVAAIAKLSEKGILNGLSMAITNRNLNEADHIVELAEKYHAQFVWFNHLVPTGRAKNQINLEPTPEQYDVFLNHLYDLTKKEYKVKFDFNIHCPHYIRVVRDRDPEGFCEWVSQETHTAKCIYFLFGGYLSVLENGDVIPCFYDEDLKIGNIKENTLTELWDKMQNDEFYQTLQNPDNLEGKCGICDLRNVCGGCRTRAHALTGSYFGSDPACLYQPKSDASKKTK; this is encoded by the coding sequence ATGGCATGTCCTGGTCCCCCGAAAAAACTTCAGGGTCCTCTGATGATTACTTCTTGGAGAGCCACTGGCGCTTGTAACTACAACTGTGTTTACTGTAACGTGGACGCAAACTGTGAACCCTCCCCCGACGAGTTAGACACAGAATGGGGACTAAAACTTGTTGATCAGATCGCAGAGTTTGGTTCTCAATGGTTTGGAATCAAAGGCGGAGAACCCCTTGTACGAAAAGATCTTTTCGTTCTTATTTCTCACGCAAAAGAGTTAGGTCTAGAAGTAAATTTGCTGACCAACGGTTACTATGTTGATGGTGAAATTCTGGAAAACCTAGCCAAATACAACGTTTATACTTCTGTTAGCATCGACGGCGCAGAAGAAGCAAACGATTCACTGCGAGGGAAAGGCTCTTACAAGGCTGCTGTAGCGGCAATTGCAAAGTTGTCCGAAAAAGGAATTTTGAACGGTTTATCCATGGCGATTACAAACCGCAACCTCAACGAGGCAGATCACATAGTAGAGTTAGCAGAAAAGTATCATGCCCAATTTGTTTGGTTTAATCATTTGGTTCCAACGGGAAGAGCAAAAAATCAAATAAATTTGGAGCCCACGCCAGAGCAGTATGACGTGTTTTTGAATCATCTGTATGATTTGACCAAAAAAGAATACAAGGTCAAATTTGATTTTAACATCCACTGTCCACATTACATCCGGGTAGTTCGGGATAGAGACCCCGAAGGCTTCTGCGAATGGGTCAGCCAAGAAACCCACACCGCAAAATGCATTTACTTCTTGTTTGGTGGATACCTTAGCGTCTTGGAAAACGGAGACGTTATACCGTGTTTTTATGATGAAGACCTAAAAATAGGAAACATCAAAGAAAACACCCTAACCGAGCTTTGGGACAAGATGCAAAACGACGAATTCTACCAAACCTTGCAAAACCCCGACAACTTGGAAGGCAAATGTGGAATCTGCGATTTGCGTAACGTGTGCGGTGGATGCAGAACAAGAGCTCACGCATTAACGGGCTCTTACTTTGGGTCTGATCCTGCGTGCCTTTACCAGCCTAAAAGTGACGCTTCAAAGAAAACAAAGTAA
- a CDS encoding amidohydrolase: MSADLALINGNIITMDSVRPKAQAVAIQKNQIVKVGSTKEIKALVTKETKVVDLQGKSVVPGFIDSHIHVADFGKFLNWVNLSAAKSIAQMQTILKEKVQKTPKNRWIVGNGWNETRFDKKGCPNRYDLDAVSPDNPVVLYHECGRVCLVNSKALECAKVTKEIAAPSGGEIEKHPETGDLTGILREAATDLVWKTIPEPLEEEILESTSLAFQKIVEAGVTTVHWIVGTLEEALIVQKLDAINKLPVRVHVIVPAKDLDRIDELNFDSNKIDKQLGVKIFVDGSLAARTAALCEPYMDDNTTTGQLLYSQEELDKVVTKAHNANLQLIMHAMGDQAIEMALDAVEKVLTKTPAKPHCYRIEHASVLTPELIERVKKLNMTISVQPKCVISEFTDWSAIERLGNKRARWLYPLRTLINQGIRVIGGSDCPMEPISPLVAMQAAVEREYFPEEQINTKKALQMYTVNAAVASGEQENKGSIEKGKLADFAVLSCDPTSTPTDKIGNIEVLMTVVDGEIVFQKSV; this comes from the coding sequence ATGTCGGCAGATTTGGCACTGATAAACGGAAACATCATCACCATGGATTCTGTGCGACCAAAAGCCCAAGCAGTTGCCATACAAAAAAACCAAATTGTCAAAGTTGGCTCAACAAAAGAAATCAAAGCTCTAGTTACCAAAGAAACAAAAGTTGTTGATTTACAAGGAAAAAGTGTTGTCCCCGGGTTTATTGATTCTCATATTCATGTTGCAGATTTTGGAAAATTCTTGAACTGGGTCAACCTAAGCGCCGCAAAATCGATTGCACAAATGCAAACAATCCTTAAAGAAAAAGTGCAAAAAACTCCAAAAAACAGATGGATAGTAGGTAACGGATGGAACGAAACCCGTTTTGATAAAAAGGGCTGTCCGAATCGTTATGATTTGGATGCTGTTTCACCAGATAATCCGGTGGTTTTGTATCATGAGTGCGGACGGGTTTGCCTTGTTAACAGTAAAGCGTTAGAGTGTGCAAAAGTAACCAAAGAGATTGCAGCTCCATCTGGTGGAGAAATCGAAAAACATCCAGAAACTGGTGATCTTACAGGGATTTTACGGGAAGCGGCAACTGATTTGGTTTGGAAAACAATTCCTGAACCATTAGAAGAGGAAATTCTTGAATCAACCAGTTTAGCTTTTCAAAAAATTGTTGAAGCCGGAGTAACTACTGTTCATTGGATTGTCGGCACCTTAGAAGAGGCGTTGATTGTGCAAAAGCTTGATGCGATAAACAAGTTGCCTGTGCGGGTTCATGTTATTGTTCCAGCAAAAGATTTAGACAGAATCGACGAGCTTAATTTTGATTCAAACAAAATCGACAAACAGTTAGGGGTTAAAATTTTTGTGGACGGCTCCTTAGCAGCCAGGACCGCAGCCCTTTGTGAGCCTTACATGGATGATAACACAACAACGGGACAACTGCTGTATTCTCAAGAGGAACTGGACAAAGTAGTAACCAAGGCGCATAACGCAAACTTGCAGTTGATTATGCATGCAATGGGCGACCAAGCCATAGAAATGGCGTTAGATGCCGTCGAAAAAGTGTTAACAAAAACCCCCGCAAAACCCCATTGTTATCGTATTGAGCACGCATCAGTTCTGACTCCAGAGTTGATTGAGCGAGTAAAGAAACTTAACATGACTATTTCTGTTCAGCCCAAGTGTGTAATCTCGGAGTTTACTGATTGGTCCGCAATTGAAAGACTGGGAAACAAAAGGGCCCGGTGGCTGTATCCTCTCAGAACTTTGATAAACCAGGGAATACGGGTCATCGGGGGTTCAGACTGCCCCATGGAGCCAATAAGTCCCTTGGTTGCTATGCAGGCTGCAGTGGAGCGTGAGTATTTTCCTGAAGAGCAAATCAACACAAAGAAAGCTTTGCAGATGTATACTGTTAATGCGGCGGTTGCTTCTGGTGAACAAGAAAACAAAGGCTCAATTGAAAAAGGCAAACTTGCTGACTTTGCCGTTCTTTCATGTGACCCCACATCAACTCCAACAGATAAGATTGGAAATATTGAAGTTTTAATGACTGTCGTAGATGGAGAGATTGTTTTCCAGAAATCGGTTTAG
- a CDS encoding cobalamin biosynthesis protein, with amino-acid sequence MITITNLLVAVGVLIVALVLDLIFGDPSPIYPEKIQYKLHPTVLMGEFTQKIKPFFKNPNPKIEKFNGVLLGLTVILVFTIPTYFGLQIIYRYLGLIVFFIVSAIILKLTICMKLETDWGYAAAKAIESGDLAEARKYAHFSRRDNKELTGAQIVSSVIESLAENLTDFRLSPIFYYGLFGVPGAVAFRAVNTLDGMVGFKDEENINLGWFSAITDTIVNYIPARLTTLLLIAGAAIVGEDYKNAWKIAQRDQSKIPSTNHGWQMAAIAGALRVELEKPGQYAVGDPEEELDANKIIQSLKIRNVAIILSIIITIPAILLNLYLF; translated from the coding sequence ATGATAACAATAACAAACTTGTTGGTGGCAGTTGGAGTTCTAATTGTAGCGCTGGTGCTCGACCTGATTTTTGGCGACCCGTCACCAATTTATCCCGAAAAAATCCAATACAAACTGCACCCCACGGTTTTGATGGGAGAATTCACCCAAAAAATCAAGCCCTTCTTCAAAAACCCCAACCCAAAAATCGAAAAATTCAACGGCGTTCTTTTGGGGTTAACAGTCATTTTGGTTTTTACAATTCCAACCTATTTCGGTTTGCAGATAATCTACCGATACCTTGGACTGATAGTTTTTTTCATTGTTTCTGCCATAATTTTGAAATTAACAATTTGTATGAAACTTGAAACAGATTGGGGATACGCCGCAGCAAAAGCCATCGAATCAGGCGACCTCGCTGAAGCAAGAAAGTACGCCCACTTTTCACGACGTGACAACAAAGAACTAACCGGTGCACAGATTGTTTCTTCAGTCATTGAATCATTGGCAGAAAACTTGACAGATTTCAGGCTCTCCCCAATTTTCTATTATGGACTGTTTGGTGTTCCAGGGGCAGTTGCGTTTCGGGCGGTTAACACCCTTGATGGTATGGTTGGCTTCAAAGATGAAGAAAACATAAATCTTGGATGGTTCTCCGCCATTACAGACACCATAGTAAATTACATTCCAGCCCGGTTGACTACCCTTTTGCTGATTGCAGGTGCCGCAATAGTAGGAGAAGACTACAAAAACGCATGGAAAATTGCCCAACGAGACCAAAGCAAAATCCCCAGTACAAACCATGGATGGCAAATGGCAGCAATCGCAGGTGCGTTACGAGTGGAGCTGGAAAAACCTGGACAATACGCAGTAGGCGACCCAGAAGAAGAACTGGATGCAAATAAAATAATTCAGTCGTTAAAAATCCGAAATGTTGCAATAATTCTGAGTATAATCATCACCATACCAGCGATTTTGCTAAATCTTTACTTATTTTAA